The following is a genomic window from Amycolatopsis australiensis.
CTCGACGAGGACGTCCTGCACGCGCCCGAATGGATCGCCGCCTTCCGCTCGGTGCCCCGCCACGTCTTCCTGCCGCGGTTCTTCGTGCCGGCGGGCGGGCTGTGGGCGGCGGTCGACCGCGGCGACCCGGGTTGGCTGGAGACCGTCTACTCGCGGGACGTGCTCGTCACGCAGCTGGACGACGACCCGGACCGCTGGGAGCTCGCCCGGCGCACCGGGCCGGTGCCGGGCACGCCGACGAGCTCGTCGAGCATGCCGTCGATCATGGCGATCATGCTCGAGGAGCTGCGGGTGCGGGACGGGCAGCGGGTGCTCGAGATCGGCACCGGCACCGGGTACAACGCCGCGTTGCTGAGCCACCGCTGCGGCTCCGGTCAGGTGTCCACAGTGGACATCGATCCGGTGATCGTCGCCCAGGCACGCGAACGGCTGGCCGCGGCGGGCTACCGGCCGGCGTGCGCGGTGGGCGACGGCGCGCTCGGCTTCCCGGCCGGCACCGCTTTCGACCGCGTGCTGTGCACGGCCTCGGTTTCCTCGATCCCACTCCCGTGGCTGGCGCAGACGGTGCCCGGCGGGCTGATCGTGACGACGCTGAACCGGCCGATCGGCGCCGGGCTGGTCCGGATCGTCGCCCGCGAGGACGGCACCGGACAGGGCCGCGTCCTCGCGCGCGACGGCCGCTTCATGCCGCTTCGCGCGCACCGCCTGCCGGAAGCGGGCCCGCTGCCGATGCCGTCGCGGGACGACTGGGAGCAGACACGCCTGCCGATGGCGGACGTGATCCAGCCGCGCAAGCAGTTCGAGTTCTTCGCCGGGCTCGCACTGCCGGGGGTGCGAGCCGTGCGCGAACACGACGGCACGGACCCGAACACGGCGGGCGGGCCGGGCGGCACGGGGGTCGCGCTGGTGCACCCGGACGGCTCGTGGGTCCGGCACCGCAAGCGCGGCGGCGCGCACGAGGTGGCACAGGGCGGCCCGCGCGCGTTGTGGGAACTCGCCGAGGCGGCCTACGTCGAGTGGTGCGAACTGGGCAAGCCGGAACGCGACCGCTTCGGGTTGACCGTGACGGCGGAGCGCCAGGAGTTCTGGCTCGACTCACCCGACGGCCGCACCTGGCCCCTCTGTTAGGGCAGCCGCGCCCGGATCCACTTCTCGACGTGGTCGGCGGCCGCCTCGCTCGGCACCTCCGTCGTGTCGAACAGCTCCACTCCCAGCTCCGGTGCCGAGCGCCGCAGCCAGTCGTCGAACTCCAGCATCTCGGCGATGCGCGGCTCGTCCCACTCGCGCCACGCCGGGCGGGCGCGCAGCCGGGCGCGCAGTGACGACGGCGCGCTGACCAGCGCCAGGTAGTGGATCTCGGTGAAGAACGCCCGCTCCGGCAGCGGCTCGAACTCCGGCGGCGCGACCGTTCCGCACAGCACCACCGGGCGGCCGTTCTGGTGCAGCATCGCCGCCATCCGCAGCCACACCGCGCGGAACGCCTCGACGTCGTCGCGCAGGGCACCCGTCCAGAGCACGTCCTGCTCCAGCACCACCGCTTCGCCCGCCAGCCGCGACGCCAGTAGCGGCCCGAGCGTCGACTTGCCCGCGCCGCTCGGGCCCGTCAGCGCGAACAGCGGCAGCTTCCGGAACGGCCACTCGTGCCCGCAGCGCGCGCACGACAGCGTCGCGCCCGCGACGACCGGGCGGTCTGCCCGGTCGCCGCAGGCCGGGCAGATCCGCAGGTCGAGCCCCACCTCAGTCGAAGAGGTTCTCGAGGAAGCCGCGCTTGCGGTGGCCGTGCCCGTACGGCCGCGGCGAGTCCGAGTACCCGCGGTGCGGGCGCGGCGAGTCCGCGTACCCGCCGCGGTAGCCCTTCGGCGAATCCGGGTAGCCGCCGCGGTACGGGCGCGGTGAGTCGGGACGGCCGTGACCGCCCTGGTAGGGCGGCGGCTGGTGGCCGTAGAACGAGCTCTCCGCACCGGCGATCGCCTCGAGCTCACCGTGGTCGAGGAAGATCCCGCGGCAGCCCGAGCACTGCTCGATGTGGATGCCGTTCTTGTCCACGGTCCGCATCTGGTTCTGACACTTCGGACAAATCACGCATCTCAGCCTACGCACAAACGCGTCAGCAGGCGCAGAGGCAGAACGGGTGCCCGACCGGATCGGCGTAGACGCGGAACGTCTCCGGCTTGTCGTCCAGCAGCTTCGCGCCGAGGCCGAGCACGCGCTCGTGGGCCGCTTCCAGGTCCGTGACGTTCAGGTCCAGGTGCAGCTGCTGCGGGTTCTCCGCCGACGGCCACGCCGGCGGCCGGTAGTCGGGCACGCGCTGGAACGCGATCCCCGCGCCGCCCGCCGGGTTGGCCAGCGTCACCCAGTGGCCGTCCTCGGCGACTTCGGGCGCGTCCCACTCCAGCACCGCCCGGTAGAACCCGGCCAGCGCCACCGGGTCCGGGCAGTCCAGGGCCACCACACCCAGCGTCGGTACCGCACTCATCGTCGCTCCCTTCGATCGTGAGTAACCAGCGAACCGATTATGTGGGTTAGCTCGCACGGGGGCAACCACCCACCGCCGTACACTGGTGCGGTGCACACCGACGCTTCCCTCGTCGTGGAGTTCCTCAACACCGTCAACGTCGAAGAGGGCACTGACCTGCTCGAAGATCCCGGGCAGTGGCGCGAGTGGGCGGCCGGGCACGCGTTGACCGCCAATCCGGCCGCCGAGGCCCGCGCGGCGCGGGACGCGCTGCGCGCCGCGATCGGCGACCCACGGCTGCCCGGCGGCAGCGTCGACGTCGGCACGCGGATCTCGCTCACCGAAGACGGGCCGGCGCTCGTGGCGGACGACGTCGTCGGCGCGGTGTTCGCGGCCTGCGCGCGGCTCGTCGTGCGCGGCGACTGGATCCGGCTGAAGATCTGCCCGGCCGACACCTGCCTCTGGGCGTTCTACGACGAGTCGCGCAACCGCTCGCGCACGTGGTGCTCGATGCGTGTGTGCGGCAACCGCGAGAAGGCACGCTGCTGGCGGGCCCGCGCGGCCGCCGCGGGCTGACGGCTCATCCGAGCGGACGACCCTCGAACGGCTGTGGACAACTCAGTCGCGCAGCACCACATATCCACGCCCGGGGCGCCGTTACCCCCACACGTTGTGGACAGCGATTAGGCCATCACCGTGAAAACCTGTGGATAACCCCGGGGATAACTCAGCTTCCTGTGGACAACTCGTTTGAAGCTCCCCCAAGTGTGGTATACGGCGAGGTTGCTCAGAACAGCAGCTCCGCCACCGCGTAGATGACGAGCCCGGCGAGCGCGCCGACGACGGTGCCGTTGATCCGGATGAACTGCAGGTCGCGGCCCACCTGCAGCTCGATCTTGCGCGACGTCTCCTCGGCGTCCCAGCGCTCGACCGTGTCGGTGATGATCGTGGTGATCTCGCGCGAGTAGTTCTTCACCAGGTACGCCGCCGCGCCCTCGACCCAGCCGTCGGCCTTCTCGCGCAGCTGATCGTCGGAGACCAGCCGCGACCCCAGCGACACGAGGCCGAGGCGGACGCGCCGGCGCAGCTCGCTCGACGGGTCCTC
Proteins encoded in this region:
- a CDS encoding methyltransferase domain-containing protein, which encodes MTRSARLRRRLVEQLLDEDVLHAPEWIAAFRSVPRHVFLPRFFVPAGGLWAAVDRGDPGWLETVYSRDVLVTQLDDDPDRWELARRTGPVPGTPTSSSSMPSIMAIMLEELRVRDGQRVLEIGTGTGYNAALLSHRCGSGQVSTVDIDPVIVAQARERLAAAGYRPACAVGDGALGFPAGTAFDRVLCTASVSSIPLPWLAQTVPGGLIVTTLNRPIGAGLVRIVAREDGTGQGRVLARDGRFMPLRAHRLPEAGPLPMPSRDDWEQTRLPMADVIQPRKQFEFFAGLALPGVRAVREHDGTDPNTAGGPGGTGVALVHPDGSWVRHRKRGGAHEVAQGGPRALWELAEAAYVEWCELGKPERDRFGLTVTAERQEFWLDSPDGRTWPLC
- a CDS encoding AAA family ATPase codes for the protein MGLDLRICPACGDRADRPVVAGATLSCARCGHEWPFRKLPLFALTGPSGAGKSTLGPLLASRLAGEAVVLEQDVLWTGALRDDVEAFRAVWLRMAAMLHQNGRPVVLCGTVAPPEFEPLPERAFFTEIHYLALVSAPSSLRARLRARPAWREWDEPRIAEMLEFDDWLRRSAPELGVELFDTTEVPSEAAADHVEKWIRARLP
- a CDS encoding zf-TFIIB domain-containing protein, with amino-acid sequence MRRLRCVICPKCQNQMRTVDKNGIHIEQCSGCRGIFLDHGELEAIAGAESSFYGHQPPPYQGGHGRPDSPRPYRGGYPDSPKGYRGGYADSPRPHRGYSDSPRPYGHGHRKRGFLENLFD
- a CDS encoding VOC family protein — protein: MSAVPTLGVVALDCPDPVALAGFYRAVLEWDAPEVAEDGHWVTLANPAGGAGIAFQRVPDYRPPAWPSAENPQQLHLDLNVTDLEAAHERVLGLGAKLLDDKPETFRVYADPVGHPFCLCAC
- a CDS encoding CGNR zinc finger domain-containing protein, with the protein product MHTDASLVVEFLNTVNVEEGTDLLEDPGQWREWAAGHALTANPAAEARAARDALRAAIGDPRLPGGSVDVGTRISLTEDGPALVADDVVGAVFAACARLVVRGDWIRLKICPADTCLWAFYDESRNRSRTWCSMRVCGNREKARCWRARAAAAG